A DNA window from Arachis duranensis cultivar V14167 chromosome 3, aradu.V14167.gnm2.J7QH, whole genome shotgun sequence contains the following coding sequences:
- the LOC107477323 gene encoding uncharacterized protein LOC107477323, which yields MEDTANLVVYRNGEIIRNTHEGVRFVSQNSFSFVVPCTMTLMELQNGLCQSMENGTLMRVSRILYRNPVVVFGGLIQFDTIPITDEASMQNMFEIHRQTYMRHPQIELYVEFEAEEAVAVQNDIDVNDDIAAVYEGMNSDSEEDFEATYEAGNEDEDGDVGVEAAVENVVVRPSSSQPMGVPPFMCELDLDAMHAPEFPEYANRGIADPEDGEFRIGMEFSSRKSVVAAIRSFTISRGVDYDVFESEPQTFYAKCKMYGRGCDWLIRASLIRRKGCWEIRRYNGRHTCTIGTISQDHSKLDSDTVAEAIRPLVESDPSIKVKSIIAEVQSRFNYTISYRKAWLAKQKSVALVFGDWEESYQALPWWLSVMVQKILGSVVQIETRPLYNGNEEAQGVKILHRVFWSFNPCIRAFRHCKPLVQVDGTHLYGKYKGTLLVAVAQDGNQNIVPIAFALVEGETADAWHFFLRNLRTYVVRKDGVGMISDRHESIRAAVNHSGGDWQPPRAWWMFCIRHIGSNFLRAFKVPHLQKLVVNIGYSRTVEEYNINYKRLEERGEAYARWCDAIGLRHWVLAFDEGHRWGHMTTNLVECINSVLKGARNLPVLALVRATYYRLNELFTRKSAESHERKRAGFTYSAFAQQRIEASMQQAGNIVVHRFDRRNEVFEVREMSTGKVLVVDLARRTCDCGHFQVERIPCRHVIACCANQRLDWQLYVHDVYKMTEVRKVYRFEFTPLGDPETWPAYEGPTLVANPALRRTSKGRPKLTRYLNEMDSRDMRGPRICRLCGAQGHSRSRCPQRAGSSGAGS from the exons ATGGAGGACACCGCAAATTTGGTGGTGTATCGTAATGGTGAGATAATACGTAATACTCATGAGGGAGTGAGGTTTGTGTCACAAAATTCGTTTTCGTTTGTGGTTCCATGCACGATGACGTTAATGGAGCTGCAGAACGGCCTATGTCAAAGCATGGAGAATGGTACGTTAATGAGAGTGAGCAGAATTCTGTACCGAAATCCGGTTGTGGTTTTTGGTGGCCTAATACAGTTTGATACGATTCCGATCACGGATGAGGCGAGTATGCAGAATATGTTTGAAATTCACCGGCAGACTTATATGAGACACCCACAGATTGAGTTGTACGTTGAGTTTGAAGCTGAGGAGGCAGTAGCGGTCCAAAATGATATAGATGTAAATGATGATATAGCTGCAGTGTACGAAGGTATGAATAGTGACAGCGAAGAGGACTTCGAAGCCACTTATGAAGCCGGCAATGAAGATGAGGATGGTGATGTGGGAGTTGAGGCAGCAGTGGAGAATGTAGTGGTTCGTCCCTCGAGCAGTCAACCAATGGGCGTTCCACCTTTTATGTGTGAGTTGGATCTCGACGCCATGCATGCCCCCGAGTTTCCGGAATATGCAAACAGAG GTATTGCTGATCCTGAGGACGGAGAGTTCCGAATTGGAATGGAATTCAGCTCTAGAAAGTCGGTCGTTGCAGCAATTAGAAGTTTCACTATATCTAGAGGAGTTGACTATGATGTGTTTGAGTCTGAGCCACAGACGTTCTATGCAAAATGCAAGATGTACGGGCGTGGATGTGACTGGCTTATCCGAGCCAGCTTGATACGGAGAAAAGGTTGTTGGGAGATACGCAGATACAACGGTAGGCACACGTGCACCATCGGAACGATTTCACAAGATCATTCCAAGTTGGACTCAGATACAGTTGCTGAGGCTATAAGGCCGTTGGTCGAGTCAGACCCGTCCATCAAGGTGAAATCCATAATTGCGGAAGTCCAGTCAAGGTTCAACTATACCATCAGTTATCGAaaggcttggttggcaaagcagaagTCAGTTGCGCTCGTTTTCGGTGATTGGGAGGAATCTTACCAAGCATTGCCGTGGTGGCTCTCGGTCATGGTGCAGAAGATTCTTGGTTCAGTTGTCCAAATAGAAACACGACCACTCTACAACGGGAACGAGGAGGCACAAGGTGTAAAAATACTTCATCGTGTATTTTGGAGTTTCAATCCATGCATTAGGGCATTCAGGCATTGCAAGCCCCTGGTTCAGGTTGACGGCACACACCTATATGGAAAATACAAAGGTACACTTCTAGTCGCTGTTGCACAAGATGGGAACCAGAACATTGTGCCTATCGCCTTTGCCTTGGTGGAAGGTGAGACAGCTGATGCGTGGCACTTCTTTCTCAGGAATCTGCGAACGTATGTTGTTAGAAAAGACGGTGTGGGTATGATCTCAGACCGGCATGAGTCAATACGGGCAGCAGTTAATCATTCCGGTGGTGACTGGCAACCTCCAAGAGCATGGTGGATGTTTTGTATAAGACACATCGGCAGTAACTTCTTAAGGGCATTCAAAGTCCCTCACTTGCAGAAGCTTGTTGTCAATATAGGGTATTCAAGAACGGTGGAGGAGTACAATATCAACTATAAGAGGTTGGAGGAGCGAGGCGAGGCATATGCCAGGTGGTGCGATGCCATCGGACTCAGACATTGGGTATTGGCATTCGACGAGGGACATCGATGGGGCCATATGACAACAAACCTTGTGGAGTGTATTAACTCAGTGTTGAAGGGTGCCCGTAATCTACCTGTGTTGGCGCTGGTCCGAGCAACATATTATAGGTTAAATGAACTCTTTACGCGAAAGAGTGCGGAGTCTCACGAACGCAAGCGTGCTGGATTTACGTACTCCGCATTTGCGCAACAGCGGATAGAAGCAAGTATGCAACAGGCTGGGAACATAGTTGTGCACCGCTTTGATAGAAGAAATGAGGTGTTTGAGGTGCGCGAAATGAGTACTGGAAAGGTGTTAGTTGTTGATCTAGCGCGACGGACGTGTGACTGTGGGCACTTTCAGGTTGAACGAATACCATGTCGCCATGTTATTGCTTGCTGTGCTAACCAGCGGCTTGATTGGCAGTTGTATGTGCATGATGTGTACAAGATGACGGAAGTTCGTAAGGTTTATAGGTTTGAGTTCACACCCTTAGGAGATCCTGAGACATGGCCTGCTTATGAGGGACCCACATTGGTCGCTAATCCCGCACTGAGGCGAACGTCTAAAGGCAGGCCCAAACTGACCCGATACCTGAATGAAATGGACTCACGTGACATGCGTGGTCCTCGGATATGCCGTCTCTGTGGTGCTCAGGGTCATAGTCGGAGTAGGTGTCCGCAGCGTGCTGGATCGAGTGGTGCTGGTTCATAG